A part of Heliangelus exortis chromosome 3, bHelExo1.hap1, whole genome shotgun sequence genomic DNA contains:
- the USP45 gene encoding ubiquitin carboxyl-terminal hydrolase 45 isoform X2, whose protein sequence is MKKLEEKSKISTVKEPFIDLSLPIIEERVAKPVTFGRTGKSKSVQEADLGQYSCSAITTLNNQPKVVKKHTLTKDKNQLNQERRLARRASSNEEDRSPVIMQEKPKKLELEGSSGVLYPKDSTADSAVNGSQTEGSEKDVSRSESSFDADSEASESESASKQTDFSPSSTVSGVNLNHIGVKTPHNKPSDSNDEVISSAIAKLGFSDTKNEDKKSSRGDPASGLSNNSPFSVDKSSLSQNPQNAFQTLSQSYTTSSKECSVQSCLYQFTSVELLMGNNKLLCESCTERKQKYQKKTNSTEKKMEGVYTNARKQLLISSVPAILILHLKRFHQAGLSLRKVNRHVDFPLILDLAPFCSASCKNVTDGARVLYSLYGIVEHSGSMRGGHYAAYVKVRTPSKKLLDHISTTKNVLGLKEAMGASGGQWVYVSDAHVQMVPESRVLNAQAYLLFYERLLL, encoded by the exons ATGAAGAAACTAGAAGAAAAGTCAAAG atTTCAACAGTAAAAGAACCTTTCATTGATCTTTCACTTCCTATAATAGAGGAGAGG GTTGCAAAACCTGTGACTTTCGGAAGAACAGGTAAAAGTAAAAGTGTACAAGAGGCAGATCTTGGTCAGTATAGCTGTTCTGCTATCACTACATTGAATAATCAACCAAAAGTTGTCAAGAAACACACTTTAACAAAAGATAAG AACCAGTTGAACCAGGAGAGACGGCTTGCCAGAAGAGCTTCCTCAAACGAGGAAGACAGAAGTCCTGTTATCATgcaggaaaaacccaaaaagcttgagctggaaggcagctctggtgTCCTGTACCCCAAAGACTCGACTGCTGACTCTGCTGTCAATGGAAGTCAGACAGAGGGCAGTGAGAAGGATGTCAGCCGCTCTGAGAGCAGCTTTGATGCAGACAGTGAGGCCTCAGAAAGCGAAAGTGCTTCTAAGCAAACAGATTTCAGCCCCTCCAGCACCGTCTCGGGGGTGAACCTCAACCACATCGGCGTCAAAACGCCGCACAACAAACCCAGCGACAGTAATGACGAGGTGATCTCCAGTGCCATAGCCAAACTCGGCTTCTCCGACActaaaaatgaagataaaaaatCCAGCCGTGGGGATCCAGCATCAGGTTTATCAAATAATTCCCCGTTCTCCGTAGACAAGTCCTCGCTATCCCAAAATcctcaaaatgcttttcagacGCTTTCCCAAAGCTACACAACTAGCTCAAAGGAGTGCTCTGTTCAGTCCTGCCTTTATCAGTTCACTTCTGTAGAGCTCCTGATGGGGAACAACAAGCTTCTGTGTGAGAGCtgcacagaaaggaaacagaagtatCAGAAGAAAACCAACTCCACAG aaaaaaaaatggaaggtgTCTACACAAATGCTCGGAAACAGCTGCTGATTTCTTCTGTTCCTGCTATTCTTATTCTTCATCTGAAAAGATTCCACCAG gctGGTTTGAGTCTACGGAAAGTAAACAGGCATGTGGATTTCCCACTGATTTTAGACTTAGCACCATTTTGCTCTGCATCTTGTAAG AATGTTACAGATGGTGCAAGAGTGTTATATAGCCTTTATGGAATAGTGGAACACAGTGGGTCCATGAGAGGTGGTCATTATGCGGCGTATGTGAAAGTCAGGACGCCTTCCAAGAAATTACTAGACCATATTTCTACCACTAAAAATGTTCTAG GTTTAAAAGAAGCCATGGGGGCATCAGGAGGACAGTGGGTTTATGTTAGTGATGCCCATGTTCAGATGGTTCCAGAATCAAGAGTACTAAATGCACAAGCATATCTACTTTTTTATGAAAGATTATTACTATAA